Below is a genomic region from Vibrio pomeroyi.
TACACTAATCATCATTCTCGGCATAAAGAGTAAGACCAATGAAAGACATGCGACAAGCTATGCTCGATGCAGGGTTTAGCCTTATTAATGAACACGGATTTGCTGGCGTTGGCCTGATGAAAATCATCAACCAAGCCGAAGGGACTAAAGGTTCGTTTTACCACTACTTCAAATCCAAAGAGCACTTTGGTGAGATCCTTCTAGCCGACTACTTTGATGAGCACCTAGTTAAGCTTGATGACTTTCTGAGTGATGAAACTCTGTCTCGTCGTGACCGCGTTAAAACCTATTTCGAGTTTTGGTGTGCATCGAAATTGACTGAAGACTTCAATATCCAGTGTCTTGTGGTCAAGCTAGCGGGTGAAGTGTCAGGCTCTGCTAACCCGTTACAATCGACCATGGCTGAGGGTGCAGAGAAGATCATTCTACGTATGGCTAAGCTATTCGAAGAAGGCAATGAAGCGGGTGATTTCAATATCGCAGATCCTGAATCACTATCTCGCACGCTTTATGGCTTATGGCTAGGCTCAACGCTAATGGCAGCGATGCAGCGCAACCGTTCGATCCTGGACAATGCCATGGAAGAAACATTGCTTGCGATGAATTCAAAAGATTAACCCGTTCCTACACGTTAAGAGGCTCGCTTGATATAGCGAGCCTTTTGTTTTCAGGCTTGTTCGTTTTCTACCTAGATTTATTCTTTTTCTACCTAAGATTTTGCTTATCACGTCATTGGTTCACTTATCCCATCCGCGACGCTATGTTATTGGCTTTTAACAAAGCATTGAGCACCGGATCGATATGCCGAAAGAACTTCAACCACCCTTCACATAGGTAATTTAGCCCAGCCTCACCATCACGACTGTTGATAATTCGGTTCTTGGGGCACTCACCATGACAAGCAAATTTAAACTCACAAGTTTGGCACTGTTTGGGTAACGACTTTTGCTTCGCGAATCCAAAGGTTTGCTGAGCGGGTGAAAATGCCAGCGTCGATAGGGGCTTCTCATGAATATTGCCCAACTGAAACTCAGGAAAGACGTAATGGTCGCATGAGTACACATCGCCATTAGGTTCAACCGCTAACCCTTTTCCACAGATCTCACTCAGCGTGCACATGGTACTGTCTCTTCCCATCCACACACCAACGAAGTTTTCAAAGTAAGGCACAAGCACTCGGCCAAAATCGCGTTCGAACCACTCATCAAAAACCGTCGAAAGAAACTGTCCCCACTGCGTAGAACCGACGCTCCAAGGCTCAACTTCACCAGAGACAGGAATGATCGCTTGTTGGTTGCTCAACCATTTATTGTTGGAGTGAGCCTCACGCTTGTCCACCACAGGGATGAACTGCAGCTGCTTTGAACCCACTTCGTCACGCAGAAAACGATAAACCTCTAACGGGTATTTACCCGTCACATCATTCACACAGGTTAAGGTCGCAAACTCAACGTGATGTTTTTTTAAATAACCGATTCCACGCATGGTTTGAGAAAAAGTGCCTTTGCCTGCGCGATTTGTGCGGTAATGATTATGTAGATGCTCGGGGCCATCAATACTCACACCGATGATAAAATCATTGTTCTTGAAGAACTCACACCAATCATCATTCAACAAGGTGCCATTGGTTTGAAGGTCGTTGCTGATCTTGCTGTGGTTAGGACAGTATTTTTTCTGTAACGCTACGACCCTTTCAAAGTACTCAATGCCGAGCAGAGTTGGCTCACCACCATGCCAAGAAAAGATAATCTCCGGCGTATTCTGCCCCTCAATATACTGCTTGATATAGAGCTCTAGCCGCGCTTCATCCATCACATATTGAGATCCTTTTGGGTATTCAAGCAACTGCTGTTTATCTAAGTAATAACAGTAAGTGCAGCTGATATTACAGACCGCACCAATGGGTTTTGCCAACGCTTGAAGCTTGCTGTGCGCCTTGCCGTTAAATTGCGGAACCGAACTCAGGTTTGATAGTGATAAGGTCGTCATGAAGAATTCCTCGATGTAAAAGTTATTGTATTAGCCAAAACAATTCGTAATTCCTTTACACGGTGCTCATCGGCCAACCAAGCCTGATGGTATTAGGTTAGCCGAGTGGTTTGTTTCCTCTATTTCACGTTCTCGAACGGGTTCCACGCTTCATCAACTGGCACAATGTTTTGAGCTTTTTCGTACTCTTGATACTCAGCAACCATCTCTAGGAACAAGTCTGGCATTTGGTTTCTTAAATCATGCTGCTCAGCCGGGTCTTTTTTGGTGTTGTACAGGTGCCATTCACTGTCACCGCCCATGCCTGTAGAAATTCGGATGATCTTGTAATCCCCTTTGAGCAAAATGCCACTACCGAACAACTCAAATGGAATCGTATTATCGGCACTGTGCACCTCTGTAGTTTCTCCCTTAAAGTAAGGCAACAAGCTCACACCACTCATCGGCGCCACTTCACGACCTTGATATTCTGTTCCTGGATGTTCTACATCGGCGATTTCAAGAATGGTGGCAGCGATGTCTTTTACTTGTGACAAGTCATCGGTTTGGGTACCAGGTTGCAGTGCTTGATCGCCCTCTAAGAGCGCTTTCGCAGGCTTAACAATAAAGGGCACTCGAATACCGCCTTCTGCCGTGTACGCTTTATACCAAGACAAACCACCGGTAGACGCACTCGCCCACTCAGGACCTAATGAAACACTGGAGTTGACTTTCCCCAAATTTTCCGTCGAGTTGTCAAAGTGATGTGCCGTCCATGTTCGAATCAAATCACTGGTGTTTTCACCGGTGATATCGGTCGCTTCAGGGCCGTTGTCTGCCAGATACATAATGTAAGTATTGTCGTATTCCCCAATCTCTTTTAGGTAATCAACAACCTGACCGACTTGTTGGTCTTGCATCTCCATCATGCCCATTGCCACCGCCATCTTCTTGCCATACCACTCTTGTTCTTTCTCAGACAAAGAGTCCCAAGGACGACTTAATGAATTGCGACTTGAGATATCGGCATCTTTAGGAATAACGCCCATCTCCTTCATGCGTTCAAAGCGATCTTCACGGATCGAATCCCAACCATGCTCGACGTAGTAATCAACCTTGTCTTGATACGCTGATTCTGGTGCTTGCAGCGGAAGGTGTATCGCAGTGAAAGGAAGATAAGCAAAGAAAGGCTTACCGTCGTCTTTCTTGCCATCGATCATCTTGATGAGTTCATTGGTGTAAACTTGGTCTGAGTACTCACCTTTGTATTTGTCCTCAACCACTTCACCGTTTCTGTAGGTAGGCTCAACTTCAACGCCGGGAATGTCACCTTTTTGCAGCGCATCTGCTGTCGCTGCATTTTTGGCTGGGAACATCATGTCGCGGTTAAAGTGATTCGAACCACCCGCTAAAATACCGTAACTTTCCGAAAAACCTCTGTCGTCTGGTAAAAAACCATCATCATGACCTAAATGCCATTTGCCCGATAAATACGTGTTGTAGCCATTTTCTTTGAGCAACGTAGCCACGGTTACGCCCTTCTTGGTCAGGTAACCTTCATAGCCCGGCTTACCAATCGCGCCCGGATAGACAGCATAATCAAAGGTACCTAGCCCAACCTCGTGGCTGTTCGCTCCAGTTAACATCATTGAGCGAGTGACTGATGAGGTCGGTGATGCATGAAAGTTGGTGAATTTAACCCCCTCTTCAGCAAGCGCCATCAAGTTCGGTGTTTCGACTTCTGAACCATAAGGCTGGGTATCAGCAAAGCCAACATCATCACCGACAATAACAACGATGTTCGGCTTGTCTGATTCGGCGGCGAGGGCAGCGCTACTTGCAGCGGCCATCGCGGTGAATACTAGGGATTTCTTGAATGTCTGCATAAGACGTCTCCAATAGCTGTGATTAGCTTTTCTGTGATTAACTTTGGTTAGAATCTGAATTAGTGCGCGGCTTGGGACATCCAATGTAATAAGTCGAGCGCAGGGTCATAATCTTGAGCAGCTGCCAAACCGATCCAGGTGACAGCTTCCGCTTGGCTAACCTGAACGCCACTTCCAGAGAAGTACATTAGGCCAAGCTGTGTTTGAGCTTCAGGGCTACCGGCACTGGCTGCGGTTTCAAACCACTCCGCCGCTTTCTCGTCATTCTGCTCAACACCATCACCGCTCAAATACCGATAAGCGAGAGTAAGTTGTGCTTCAGAGTGTCCTTCATAGGCCTCATCCAACACCTGAACGACATCTCGGTGCTGTTCAGATAAGGCCACAGAGCTTTCGCTGCCAACACTTGCCTTGGCAAAAAACAGAACCGCCAAAACACCAGTCAGAATCGCGGTAGTTAAACGTTTATTGAACATTTATTTCCTCCTCAGGAATAAAGGTCACAACGTCCCTGTCGCTTGAATTAGGTGAAAAGTAGAAACGGCGCGATGATGCACAAGCTCGATAGCAATACGTTTTCAATCTTCATAACTTTTCCTCGATTTACAGTGAATTTTGGGATGCTTAATCAGACGACTAAATTGATTTTTCTATAATCTGTTCAATCGTTTGTTTTGAGATTGGGTAGAACTGGAAGCAGATATCTTTCTCAATCGCTTGAGCAATATTGCGCTTCTCTTGGTCATCAAATTCCCAGCTACTGAAACGCTTCATCGCACCAACTTGGGTTTGGAAGTTGTGTAAGAAATCCAACACTCGTTGGTAAATCATCTCGTCCGTTCCAGTGCTCTCTAGCGAGAATGCTTGAGCCAATTTAATTGCGTTCGGCATATAGAATTCCGGCAGGGCTTCAATCACAACCGGCATCAATACCGTGTTGGCATCGCCATGAGGAATATGGCTAATCGCACCAAATGCATGAGCACAGTTGTGGATTGGGATTCCGCCCAACGAAGAGTAGAACGCAGAGATCGCCATAGTGCTCGCTTGAAGAAGATTGCCGCGTGCTGTGAGATTTTCAGGTTCCTCAAGTGCCACGGGTAAGTTTTCAACAATCAGTTTTGCAGCTTGGATACCGTAAGCATCGGTAAAAGAATTGCTCATTGGCGAAACAATCGCTTCAACCGCATGTGTAAGTGCATCCATCGCAGTGGAGCGAGTAAGGTGAGCAGGTAATTTGGTCGTAACTGTAGGATCAAGAATCGCGATGTCAGCTTCTAAACCAGACGCCACTAAACTTGCCTTGATGTTTTCATGCTCGTTGTAAAAAACCGCAATCGGAGAGGCTTCCGCGCCAGTCCCCGCCGTTGTCGGTACGGCAATGTGAGGCACTCGAATGTCTTCATTGTTTGGCCAAACTTCCATAAAGCCACCGCCTGCAATTACGGTACGGATATCATCAATCTGCTTATGAAGTGCGTATTTCACGCCCTTAGAAGCATCAATCACGCTGCCTCCACCGACAGACAAAATAGCGTCTGCATTCAAGTTATTAGCAAACTCAATCGCTGCGTTGATGTTGTCGCAAGTCGCGTCTGGCGCAATATCGGTATACACACCAACGAGCTGAGTCGTTTGTTGATTTGCTTCTTGATTCACAGTCTGGTTTGCAAACAACGCTGAGAATTGCTCAACAAAGCCCAGAGACTCCAAACCTTTGTCAGAAAAAAGCACGACTCTTTTTGCGCCTAAGCGAGCAAACAGAGAAGGGATATTTTCGATGCCGTTCTCTTGAGCATGAACAATGGTTTTCAGTTGAAAGTTAAAGTTATTGGTAGTCATGGTGTTTACCTCGTTTATGTTTGATGACTAAACAATAACCAATACAAACCGGTCGGTCTAGAGTGTTAATGTCAAAGATATGTCAATTAAGATCGTTGAGGATCATTTGTCGAAAACGAAAAAAGCCCGCAAATGCGGGCTTAGGAATATTAGATTCATCGAGCTGAACGACAGAGGTTAACGCAAGTGAGCGGGTACCTTTGTTTTGTCTCGATTGAGATAGTAGTAGAGATAAACCAAAGAGTAGACGGTCACAAACGCATCGAGCGCAAACACACCACTCCAACCATAAAACCACTCATAGTCATTAATGCAGACGTTGTATAAGAAGATCCCAACAAACATCGACTTCTCAAATGCGCTGTAAATCATGGTCGAAGTGCGCAGCGATTTGTACTTGGCCGAGAACATCAGCAACACACCAATACAGCCAACCATCACACCCCAGTGCTGATATGTCCCCATCAAATACGTACTACTGTCCAACATCGTATCGTTGTAAGAGAACAGGGTCTGCATGCTCCAATCAGGCGCAAGAAAAGTAGCGAAAGCCGTAGCCGTTAAGAAACCAGTAACCATCAAATACGCTTTCATGGTTCGTTCAAAAAATCGTTCTAACATAAAAATAACCTCTCAAAATAAACAGTGTCATATCAACAGTGATTTACTGACCAAGCATGCTCATCACTGCTGTTTTTAATTCGTTTTCTTCTTTTGCAAACAGATGCTTAACTCGATGATCTAAGCCCGTTTCCAAGACTGTTTTGGCATGGGAGAAAGTGATAAACCCTTCTTTACCGTGATAATTACCCTGCCCTGATTCACCAATGCCACCAAACGGCGCGTCGTCTACCGCCAAGTGGAAAACACAGTCATTGATACACATTCCACCGGAATGAACTTGGTGCTTAACCTGAGACTGTAAACTCAAATCAAAGCTCATCAGATACAGCGCCAAAGGCCTTGGTTTACTATTGATGATTTGGATCGCGTCTTCGATATTTCGATACGTAATCAGCGGTAATAGCGGGCCGAAAATCTCTTCGTTCATCACCTTGGATGACAAGCTTGGTTCAACAATCAGATGCGTTACCAATCGTTGGCAATCTAAGTCCATCGCGTCGTCATGGCAGGCCACGGTTCGAGTTCCCGCTTGTTGTTCTTCATTCAACAAACCCACTATGCGGTCGCATTGGCGAGGGTTGATTAGAGACGTCAAATTCTCGGAATAAACCCCTTCATCAAACAGCAGTTGGTATTGTTTTTTGTATTCCTCAATAAAACCTTCGAGTTTGTCTTCCGGCAGCAATACGTAGTCAGGTGCGACACACACTTGGCCGTTATTAAGGCTCTTGCCGTAAATGATTCGCTCTACCGCAATATCGATCGGCATGTCTTCTGCCACGATAACTGGCGACTTGCCACCTAGTTCAAGAGTGACGGGAGTTAACGTGTCAGCTGCTGATTTCATCACTTGACGACCCACTTGGGTTGAACCCGTAAACAGAAGATGATCAAACGGCAACGCGGAAAACGCCGCGGCAATGTCAACCTCGCCTTCAACCAAGCACACCTCATCGGCATTGAAGACTTCATCCAATAACTGTCTTAAAACATGATTGGTTGCTGGCGTAAATTCACTCATTTTGATCATGGCGCGATTACCCGCGGCCAAGGCTGAAATAAGCGGGCCGATGGATAACATGATAGGGAAATTCCATGGGGCAATGATCCCCACAACACCTTTAGGCTGATAAACCACTTCAACGCGAGAAGTTGAAAGCAAAGGCCCTGAGTGGCGAATCGAAGATGTTGACCAATGTGGCAAACACTCGATGGTGTGATCGATATTTCCTAAACAAGGAAGTATGTCGGCCATCAAAGTATCTTGTCGGCTGCGGTGACCATAGTCCTCACTTACTGCTGTACACAAACGGTCTGTGTAATCGATCAGAGCAGATTTCAGCGCAAGCAACTGTTCAATTCTCACCGCCACAGTGGGCATCGGATCATCTGCAAAAGCTTCCTGCATACTCTTCAACGTCGCTGTCATTTGTGTAGCCGTCAATTCATGTTTCATACATCACCTCGTGGTTAAGAGATGCACACAATAATACAAAACAAACCGGTCGGTCTATACTTATTTTGTCAGATAATCGTCAATGCTGTCTGAAAGAAGTGGCTAGATATTGAATAAATAAGAGATAGTAAATTTGAAAAAGTGGGAAGCAGAAAAGGATAAAGAGAAGACAAATCAGCCTGATATAATCAAAGAAATGGGGAATTGCAGGATCAAAAATGGCCGCTTAAAGCGACCATTAAATATTATTTTAATACATTGTTTTTAAACAATTAATCCAACTAGCTAACTAGCTCTTAGCAACGTTGGCAATGCCTTCAAGCTGTAGAACTGGTGCAGCGTCGATGTCTTCCGCATTCATCATTGACGACACGCGTTGCATCGAAGAAAGCAGTAGGCTTTGCTCCCACGGTTCTAGGTTTTGGAATTTTTTAACGAAGTTATCTTGCAGCGGCGGTGGCGCATTGTTTAGCAGCTCTTGGCCTTTTTCCGTCAAGTTTGCATGCACTTTACGACGGTCAGCAACACTACGGATACGTTGTACGTAACCATTCAACTCTAGGCGATCGATGATCGTCGTGGTTGTGGCTTGGCTTACATTGGTATGATTCGACAATTCTTTGATCGTCACATTACCCATTTCTTGGATTGCTCTCATTAGAATTAATTGAGGGCCAGTCAAACCATACTCTTTACTCAGCTTTTTCGAGTGTAAATCGATAGCGCGAATAATTTGTCGAATAGCGACCAGGATTTCGTCATGTTTGTCCAAGATGCAGACCTTTGTACTAATATACTGTGAGTGGTTTTACAGCGTCGAAGCGAAGAGCTCTCATGAAATCGGAGTCAGGACCGCTCGAATTACACTATAAATTGATAAATTACGTCATTAATTTTTCCGCATTGTACTGATGTTCATACTATTCTCAATCTTTTCTATGCCTCTGAATTTGCGCAGGGCTACACTTTTGCTCAATGAGTCACGATTTTCGCTCTTATATCGGCTAACAAGGTAACAAAAAGCCAGAAGTCGTTAACAAATAAAAAAGCGGAGCAGTCAAATAGGTAGCGAGATTGTGATGGCCTCACTACCTATTTAATGTTTCGACATCTGACTATTTTAGTTCAAAAGATTAAGCAGCACTGTTTAGTTGAAAATTACCGGTCAGCGCGTTGTAGAACTCGCTGTTATCCAAGATCCCAACCAATTGATTGTCTTCAACCAGCAAAATCGGATGGTTACTGATCTGCTTGAGCTTGATCGCATCACGCATACCAATTTCAGGACTTACCACTACGACACTCGACGCGTTGATAGCCGTTAAGTCGTCAGACTCACTCCACTCAACAAGTGCCAACGTCGGTTCACCTTTTACCGATAAAGCACCTTCACTCTGTTCAATCCAGAGATCTTTAGAATCGCAGATCTTCCAGCTTTCATTCTCTTGAGTCAGTGAATCAAGAGGCTGCATCAAAGAACGCCCTTTAAGTACATTCAACGGGTTGGTGTGAGCAACAAAGTCCTTCACATATTCCGTTTTCGGCGTCAGTACGATCTCTTCCGGCTTACCGTGTTGGATCAGTTTGCCAGACTCCATGATCGCGATGTTGTTACCAATCTTCAGCGCTTCATCAAGATCGTGGCTCACGAACAGAATCGTTTTGTTAAGTTTGCTTTGCAGTGTAATCAGTTCATCTTGAAGCTGAGCACGAATCAATGGGTCAAGCGCCGAGAACGGTTCATCCATCAATAGAATGTCAGTGTCCATGGCAAAGGCACGCGCTAAACCGACACGTTGCTGCATGCCGCCAGACAGCTCATGCGGGAATTTCGTTTCCCATTCAGCTAGACCAACCATTTCAAGCTGTTCACGCGCCTTAGCACGACGAACATCTTTGACGACACCTTGCATTTCAAGGCCAAACGCCACGTTATCTAACACGGTTAACCAAGGCATTAAGGCGAATTTTTGAAACACCATAGAAACGCGGTGAGTACGTAAATGACGCAGTGTTGCTTCGTCGCACTGTTCGCCTAAATCAACCAGCTTATCGCCGTCTTTGATTGCCAATGAACCACGGCTGATCTCATTCAAACCATTTACGGCACGAAGCAACGAAGATTTACCCGAGCCCGATAAGCCCATCAACACACAGATCTCGCCTTCTTCAACCGTTAGAGAGACATCATCTACGCCCACGACTTGGCCTGTTTCATCAATGATCTCTTGGCGAGTTTTCCCTTGGTTGAGTAGCTCGAGCGCTTGCTTCGACTTATCACCAAAAACAACATCAAGGTTTTTAATGGTAATCGCGTCCATTCTCTTTTTTTCCTGAGAGCTAGACATGATTAAGCCTCCTTCTGATTAGGTGTTTTGCACAAGCGATCAAGAATGATAGCGACCAATACAATCGCCAGCCCGGCTTCAAAACCTTGTGAGATGTTCACTGTGTTCAATGCACGAACAACAGGTTTACCAAGCCCGTCAGCACCGACAAGAGCGGCGATAACCACCATCGAAAGCGACAACATGATGCACTGAGTAACACCTGCCATAATGCTTGGCAGAGCCGCAGGTAATTCCACTTTGAGTAGCAGCTTCATACGGCTAGCACCAAAGGCTTTACCTGCTTCAATCAACTCTTCAGGTACTTTGGTCACGCCCAAGTACGTCAAGCGTATTGGCGCGGCGATAGCAAAAATAATGGTCGAGATTAAGCCCGGAACGATGCCTAAGCCGAATAGAACCAAGGTCGGGATAAGGTAGACAAACGTTGGTACCGTCTGCATTAAATCGAGGATTGGGCGCAGTAAGGTATACAGCCAAGGGCGGTGCGCAGCCATGATGCCAACCGGTACGCCAATTAATACGGAAATCGTTGTCGCCGCAAAGACGAGAACAAAGGTTTCCAGCATTTCTTGCCAGTAGCCAAGGTTGAGGATGGTCAGTAGCGCCGCGACAACGAAGATCACCAACGACAATTTACGGTGTAAATACCAAGCAATCGCAGCGGTAATCACGATAGGGAGCGCAGGCGGCATCCATTTAAATACATCGACTAAAAACAGAATAACGGTTTCTAAAAAGATAGAAATAGCGTCAAAAAAGCCTGCTGCGTTGATTGTTAACCAATCAACACCAGCTTCCATCCATTGTC
It encodes:
- a CDS encoding TetR/AcrR family transcriptional regulator, producing the protein MKDMRQAMLDAGFSLINEHGFAGVGLMKIINQAEGTKGSFYHYFKSKEHFGEILLADYFDEHLVKLDDFLSDETLSRRDRVKTYFEFWCASKLTEDFNIQCLVVKLAGEVSGSANPLQSTMAEGAEKIILRMAKLFEEGNEAGDFNIADPESLSRTLYGLWLGSTLMAAMQRNRSILDNAMEETLLAMNSKD
- a CDS encoding anaerobic sulfatase maturase gives rise to the protein MTTLSLSNLSSVPQFNGKAHSKLQALAKPIGAVCNISCTYCYYLDKQQLLEYPKGSQYVMDEARLELYIKQYIEGQNTPEIIFSWHGGEPTLLGIEYFERVVALQKKYCPNHSKISNDLQTNGTLLNDDWCEFFKNNDFIIGVSIDGPEHLHNHYRTNRAGKGTFSQTMRGIGYLKKHHVEFATLTCVNDVTGKYPLEVYRFLRDEVGSKQLQFIPVVDKREAHSNNKWLSNQQAIIPVSGEVEPWSVGSTQWGQFLSTVFDEWFERDFGRVLVPYFENFVGVWMGRDSTMCTLSEICGKGLAVEPNGDVYSCDHYVFPEFQLGNIHEKPLSTLAFSPAQQTFGFAKQKSLPKQCQTCEFKFACHGECPKNRIINSRDGEAGLNYLCEGWLKFFRHIDPVLNALLKANNIASRMG
- a CDS encoding arylsulfatase codes for the protein MQTFKKSLVFTAMAAASSAALAAESDKPNIVVIVGDDVGFADTQPYGSEVETPNLMALAEEGVKFTNFHASPTSSVTRSMMLTGANSHEVGLGTFDYAVYPGAIGKPGYEGYLTKKGVTVATLLKENGYNTYLSGKWHLGHDDGFLPDDRGFSESYGILAGGSNHFNRDMMFPAKNAATADALQKGDIPGVEVEPTYRNGEVVEDKYKGEYSDQVYTNELIKMIDGKKDDGKPFFAYLPFTAIHLPLQAPESAYQDKVDYYVEHGWDSIREDRFERMKEMGVIPKDADISSRNSLSRPWDSLSEKEQEWYGKKMAVAMGMMEMQDQQVGQVVDYLKEIGEYDNTYIMYLADNGPEATDITGENTSDLIRTWTAHHFDNSTENLGKVNSSVSLGPEWASASTGGLSWYKAYTAEGGIRVPFIVKPAKALLEGDQALQPGTQTDDLSQVKDIAATILEIADVEHPGTEYQGREVAPMSGVSLLPYFKGETTEVHSADNTIPFELFGSGILLKGDYKIIRISTGMGGDSEWHLYNTKKDPAEQHDLRNQMPDLFLEMVAEYQEYEKAQNIVPVDEAWNPFENVK
- a CDS encoding sel1 repeat family protein, which produces MFNKRLTTAILTGVLAVLFFAKASVGSESSVALSEQHRDVVQVLDEAYEGHSEAQLTLAYRYLSGDGVEQNDEKAAEWFETAASAGSPEAQTQLGLMYFSGSGVQVSQAEAVTWIGLAAAQDYDPALDLLHWMSQAAH
- a CDS encoding iron-containing alcohol dehydrogenase, translating into MTTNNFNFQLKTIVHAQENGIENIPSLFARLGAKRVVLFSDKGLESLGFVEQFSALFANQTVNQEANQQTTQLVGVYTDIAPDATCDNINAAIEFANNLNADAILSVGGGSVIDASKGVKYALHKQIDDIRTVIAGGGFMEVWPNNEDIRVPHIAVPTTAGTGAEASPIAVFYNEHENIKASLVASGLEADIAILDPTVTTKLPAHLTRSTAMDALTHAVEAIVSPMSNSFTDAYGIQAAKLIVENLPVALEEPENLTARGNLLQASTMAISAFYSSLGGIPIHNCAHAFGAISHIPHGDANTVLMPVVIEALPEFYMPNAIKLAQAFSLESTGTDEMIYQRVLDFLHNFQTQVGAMKRFSSWEFDDQEKRNIAQAIEKDICFQFYPISKQTIEQIIEKSI
- a CDS encoding coniferyl aldehyde dehydrogenase, whose translation is MKHELTATQMTATLKSMQEAFADDPMPTVAVRIEQLLALKSALIDYTDRLCTAVSEDYGHRSRQDTLMADILPCLGNIDHTIECLPHWSTSSIRHSGPLLSTSRVEVVYQPKGVVGIIAPWNFPIMLSIGPLISALAAGNRAMIKMSEFTPATNHVLRQLLDEVFNADEVCLVEGEVDIAAAFSALPFDHLLFTGSTQVGRQVMKSAADTLTPVTLELGGKSPVIVAEDMPIDIAVERIIYGKSLNNGQVCVAPDYVLLPEDKLEGFIEEYKKQYQLLFDEGVYSENLTSLINPRQCDRIVGLLNEEQQAGTRTVACHDDAMDLDCQRLVTHLIVEPSLSSKVMNEEIFGPLLPLITYRNIEDAIQIINSKPRPLALYLMSFDLSLQSQVKHQVHSGGMCINDCVFHLAVDDAPFGGIGESGQGNYHGKEGFITFSHAKTVLETGLDHRVKHLFAKEENELKTAVMSMLGQ
- a CDS encoding MarR family transcriptional regulator, whose amino-acid sequence is MDKHDEILVAIRQIIRAIDLHSKKLSKEYGLTGPQLILMRAIQEMGNVTIKELSNHTNVSQATTTTIIDRLELNGYVQRIRSVADRRKVHANLTEKGQELLNNAPPPLQDNFVKKFQNLEPWEQSLLLSSMQRVSSMMNAEDIDAAPVLQLEGIANVAKS
- the choV gene encoding choline ABC transporter ATP-binding protein: MSSSQEKKRMDAITIKNLDVVFGDKSKQALELLNQGKTRQEIIDETGQVVGVDDVSLTVEEGEICVLMGLSGSGKSSLLRAVNGLNEISRGSLAIKDGDKLVDLGEQCDEATLRHLRTHRVSMVFQKFALMPWLTVLDNVAFGLEMQGVVKDVRRAKAREQLEMVGLAEWETKFPHELSGGMQQRVGLARAFAMDTDILLMDEPFSALDPLIRAQLQDELITLQSKLNKTILFVSHDLDEALKIGNNIAIMESGKLIQHGKPEEIVLTPKTEYVKDFVAHTNPLNVLKGRSLMQPLDSLTQENESWKICDSKDLWIEQSEGALSVKGEPTLALVEWSESDDLTAINASSVVVVSPEIGMRDAIKLKQISNHPILLVEDNQLVGILDNSEFYNALTGNFQLNSAA
- the choW gene encoding choline ABC transporter permease subunit, which gives rise to MNFITENKIPVGQWMEAGVDWLTINAAGFFDAISIFLETVILFLVDVFKWMPPALPIVITAAIAWYLHRKLSLVIFVVAALLTILNLGYWQEMLETFVLVFAATTISVLIGVPVGIMAAHRPWLYTLLRPILDLMQTVPTFVYLIPTLVLFGLGIVPGLISTIIFAIAAPIRLTYLGVTKVPEELIEAGKAFGASRMKLLLKVELPAALPSIMAGVTQCIMLSLSMVVIAALVGADGLGKPVVRALNTVNISQGFEAGLAIVLVAIILDRLCKTPNQKEA